Proteins encoded by one window of Flavobacterium sp. N502540:
- the leuB gene encoding 3-isopropylmalate dehydrogenase encodes MNLKIAVLPGDGIGPEVILQAKKALHAIGEVYNHEFVFEEALMGAIAIDKTGNPLPEQTLNLCLNTDAVLFGAIGDPKYDNNPSAKVRPEQGLLKLRKELGLFANIRPIKPYKSLIDASPLKREIIDGADFTIFRELTGGAYFGAKTLNEEGTHASDLCEYSEEEITRIAHLAFKSAQNRRKKLTMVDKANVLETSRLWRKVVQKVGQSYPDVALDFLFVDNAAMQLILSPKQFDVILTENLFGDILSDEASVITGSIGLLASASLGEKNALFEPIHGSYPQAKGKNIANPIASILSAAMLLEHFGLFKEAGMIYKAVEKAIEFKVVTVDLKPDSKFGTNEVGDFVSNFIFSKDDLLYFNNDNVHIGQSTIV; translated from the coding sequence ATGAATTTGAAAATAGCAGTTTTACCGGGAGACGGGATTGGACCAGAGGTAATTTTACAAGCCAAGAAAGCTTTACATGCTATTGGTGAGGTGTACAATCATGAATTTGTTTTTGAAGAGGCGCTCATGGGAGCTATTGCCATTGATAAAACAGGAAATCCTTTGCCGGAGCAGACATTAAACCTTTGTTTAAACACAGATGCTGTATTGTTTGGAGCAATTGGAGATCCTAAATACGATAATAATCCATCAGCGAAAGTGCGTCCGGAGCAAGGATTATTGAAACTGCGTAAGGAGTTAGGATTGTTCGCTAACATTCGCCCGATAAAACCTTATAAATCACTCATTGATGCTTCTCCGTTAAAAAGAGAAATTATCGATGGTGCTGATTTTACTATTTTCAGAGAATTAACCGGAGGTGCATACTTTGGAGCTAAAACCTTAAATGAGGAAGGTACACACGCTTCAGATTTATGCGAATATTCAGAAGAAGAAATCACAAGAATTGCGCATTTGGCTTTTAAATCAGCACAAAACCGACGCAAAAAACTTACGATGGTCGACAAAGCCAACGTTCTGGAAACTTCCCGTTTATGGAGAAAAGTCGTTCAGAAAGTAGGTCAAAGTTATCCTGATGTTGCTTTAGACTTTTTGTTCGTAGATAACGCAGCCATGCAATTGATTTTAAGTCCAAAACAATTTGATGTGATTTTAACCGAAAATTTATTCGGAGATATTCTATCAGATGAAGCAAGTGTAATAACGGGATCTATTGGTTTATTAGCCTCAGCGTCTTTAGGAGAAAAGAATGCTTTGTTTGAACCAATCCACGGTTCATATCCTCAGGCGAAAGGAAAAAACATCGCCAATCCGATTGCTTCCATTTTATCAGCGGCGATGTTATTAGAACATTTTGGTCTATTCAAAGAGGCTGGCATGATCTATAAAGCAGTCGAAAAAGCAATCGAATTTAAAGTAGTAACTGTCGATTTAAAACCGGATTCAAAATTCGGCACAAACGAAGTAGGAGACTTTGTATCCAATTTTATCTTCAGTAAAGACGATTTACTCTATTTTAATAATGACAACGTTCACATTGGACAATCAACAATTGTTTAA
- a CDS encoding 2-isopropylmalate synthase — translation MNREKVQIFDTTLRDGEQVPGCKLDTKQKLVIAERLDKMGVDIIEAGFPVSSPGDFLSVSEICKIVENATVCGLTRAVKNDIDVAAAALKHAKKPRIHTGIGTSQSHILHKLNTTPEDIIARAKFAVAHAKSYVEDVEFYAEDAGRTDNAFLAKVCEEVIKSGATVLNIPDTTGYCLPEEYGAKIKYLKENVKGIENVTLSCHCHNDLGMATANSIAGAINGARQIECTINGIGERAGNTALEEVVMIFKQHPYLNLDTNINTRELNEMSRLVSESMGMIVQPNKAIVGANAFAHSSGIHQDGVIKNRATYEIMDPLDVGVNESSIILTARSGRAALAYRAKKVGYELTKVQLDIVYVEFLKFADIKKEVIDADIHQIIEAAKIQGELIRN, via the coding sequence ATGAATAGAGAGAAAGTTCAAATTTTTGACACCACTTTGCGCGATGGAGAGCAGGTCCCGGGATGTAAGTTAGATACGAAACAAAAACTAGTTATCGCAGAACGACTTGATAAAATGGGAGTTGACATTATCGAAGCAGGTTTTCCAGTGTCAAGTCCAGGCGATTTTTTATCGGTTTCTGAGATTTGTAAAATTGTAGAAAATGCAACTGTCTGCGGTCTGACAAGAGCCGTAAAAAACGACATTGATGTTGCTGCAGCTGCCTTAAAGCACGCTAAGAAACCTAGAATCCATACCGGAATCGGAACCTCTCAATCTCACATACTCCATAAATTAAACACAACTCCGGAAGATATCATTGCAAGAGCAAAATTTGCTGTAGCACATGCCAAATCCTACGTGGAAGATGTAGAATTCTATGCCGAAGATGCCGGAAGAACCGATAATGCCTTCCTTGCGAAAGTTTGTGAAGAAGTAATAAAATCAGGAGCAACAGTATTGAATATTCCGGATACAACAGGCTATTGTTTGCCTGAAGAATATGGAGCAAAAATTAAATACCTAAAAGAAAATGTAAAAGGTATTGAAAACGTAACCCTTTCCTGTCACTGTCACAACGATTTAGGAATGGCTACAGCAAACTCCATTGCAGGAGCTATCAACGGAGCAAGACAAATTGAATGTACTATAAATGGCATAGGAGAGAGAGCCGGAAATACAGCTTTAGAAGAAGTTGTAATGATCTTCAAACAACATCCTTACTTAAATCTGGACACCAATATCAATACAAGAGAATTAAACGAAATGAGCCGTTTAGTTTCTGAAAGTATGGGAATGATTGTACAGCCAAACAAAGCCATCGTAGGAGCTAATGCTTTTGCTCACAGCTCAGGAATTCATCAGGATGGAGTGATTAAAAACAGAGCCACTTATGAAATCATGGATCCGCTGGATGTAGGTGTAAATGAGTCCTCTATTATATTAACAGCAAGAAGCGGACGAGCTGCATTGGCTTACCGCGCTAAAAAAGTAGGTTACGAGCTTACTAAAGTGCAACTGGATATCGTGTACGTTGAATTTTTGAAATTCGCCGATATTAAAAAAGAAGTAATTGATGCTGATATTCATCAAATCATCGAAGCTGCAAAAATTCAGGGAGAATTAATCAGAAACTAG
- a CDS encoding M1 family metallopeptidase encodes MKKYFSGVCIAFLFGFTANAQGLLNKSETIFTHQDTLRGSITKERAWWDLKYYHLDVKVSPKERTISGSNTIRYTVLTPYDKMQIDLQEPMQITKVTQDGKELQFKRDGNAFFITLTEKQKTGDTKEVVVSFTGKPREAVKAPWDGGISWKKDKNGKDFIASSCQGLGASVWWPNKDHMYDEVENMLISVNVPGDLTEVSNGRLKSVKKEKDGTKTFNWYVSNPINNYGVNINIGDYVNFSEVYKGEKGDLDCNYYVLRDNLALAKEQFKDVPKMLKAFENWFGPYPFYEDSYKLVEVPYLGMEHQSSVTYGNGYKNGYLGRDLSGTGWGLKFDFIIIHESGHEWFANNITYKDIADMWVHESFTNYSESLFLEYYYGKDAAAEYVIGCRKGIQNDKPIIGNYDVNNEGSGDMYPKGANMLHMMRQIINDDAKWKSILRGLNKTFYHQTVTSKQIEDYINTQSGINFNRVFAQYLTTTKIPVFEYMFKNGTFGYHWTNCVSKFDMPVRVKLNGVETWLKPTTEWQSEKTTNEDRKVEVDKDFYVTTSNIVE; translated from the coding sequence ATGAAAAAATACTTCAGTGGCGTTTGTATCGCCTTTCTATTTGGTTTTACAGCCAATGCACAAGGACTTTTGAATAAGTCTGAAACTATTTTTACACATCAGGACACTTTACGCGGAAGCATCACAAAAGAAAGAGCCTGGTGGGACTTAAAATACTATCATCTTGATGTAAAAGTGAGTCCAAAAGAGAGAACAATTTCAGGTTCAAATACAATCCGTTATACTGTTTTAACTCCGTACGATAAGATGCAGATTGATTTACAGGAACCTATGCAGATCACGAAAGTAACACAGGATGGGAAAGAATTACAGTTTAAGAGAGATGGAAATGCCTTTTTTATTACGCTGACTGAAAAACAAAAGACAGGTGATACCAAAGAAGTGGTAGTGAGTTTTACCGGAAAACCGAGAGAAGCCGTTAAGGCGCCTTGGGATGGAGGAATTAGCTGGAAAAAGGACAAAAATGGTAAAGATTTTATAGCTTCATCCTGTCAGGGATTGGGAGCAAGTGTATGGTGGCCGAATAAAGATCATATGTATGATGAAGTCGAAAACATGTTGATCAGCGTAAACGTTCCCGGTGACCTTACTGAGGTTTCAAACGGGAGATTAAAAAGCGTTAAAAAGGAAAAGGATGGAACAAAAACCTTCAACTGGTATGTTTCAAATCCCATCAACAACTATGGTGTAAACATCAATATTGGGGATTATGTTAATTTCTCAGAAGTATACAAAGGTGAAAAAGGAGATCTAGATTGTAACTATTATGTTTTAAGAGACAATCTAGCTTTGGCAAAAGAACAGTTTAAAGATGTACCAAAAATGCTAAAAGCTTTTGAAAACTGGTTCGGACCTTACCCATTTTACGAAGACAGCTACAAACTGGTCGAAGTACCTTATTTAGGAATGGAACATCAAAGCAGCGTAACTTACGGAAATGGTTATAAAAATGGATACTTGGGACGTGATTTAAGCGGAACAGGCTGGGGATTAAAATTTGACTTTATTATCATTCACGAATCAGGACACGAATGGTTTGCCAACAATATTACGTACAAGGATATTGCGGATATGTGGGTCCATGAGAGTTTTACTAATTACTCTGAAAGCCTTTTCCTGGAGTACTACTACGGAAAAGATGCTGCTGCAGAGTACGTAATTGGATGCCGTAAAGGGATCCAGAACGACAAACCTATCATTGGTAATTATGACGTAAACAACGAGGGGTCAGGTGATATGTATCCAAAAGGAGCCAACATGCTGCACATGATGCGTCAGATTATAAATGATGATGCCAAATGGAAATCGATTTTAAGAGGCTTAAATAAAACTTTTTATCACCAAACTGTGACAAGCAAGCAAATCGAGGATTACATCAACACACAATCCGGAATTAACTTTAATAGAGTATTTGCTCAATATTTGACCACAACAAAAATCCCGGTTTTTGAGTATATGTTTAAAAACGGAACCTTTGGTTACCACTGGACCAATTGCGTTTCTAAATTTGATATGCCCGTAAGAGTAAAATTAAACGGAGTGGAAACATGGTTAAAACCAACAACCGAATGGCAGTCTGAAAAAACTACTAATGAAGACAGAAAGGTCGAAGTAGATAAAGATTTCTATGTAACAACTTCGAACATAGTCGAATAA
- a CDS encoding carbohydrate-binding family 9-like protein, with translation MRILKITILLCLMCSITTYSQNILIPRITQKITIDGNLSDWKTLFLGPFVVHDSGKKATQDTYVSFAWDTDNLYIAYRSIDSKIIGKAQQKDTEIFNTDDLVEIFIDPDGNGENYLEIGVNAYSSYYDLLLKCISPACGGWDMSIAFDVLGLETQSKITNEGFNAEIKIPFSSLNTIKNGNFSTPKAGTKWRGNAFRIDYGNTTEYLALQAYKSSRFGFHQPQEFAVFEFVE, from the coding sequence ATGAGAATTCTTAAAATTACTATCCTGCTTTGTCTGATGTGCTCGATCACAACTTATTCGCAAAATATTCTTATTCCAAGAATCACTCAAAAAATAACTATTGATGGCAATTTATCAGATTGGAAAACTCTTTTTCTCGGGCCGTTTGTGGTTCATGATTCCGGAAAAAAGGCGACTCAGGATACGTATGTTTCTTTTGCATGGGATACTGATAACCTATATATCGCCTATCGTTCGATTGATTCTAAAATTATAGGTAAGGCACAGCAAAAAGACACTGAAATTTTTAACACTGATGATTTAGTTGAAATTTTTATAGATCCGGACGGTAATGGGGAAAATTATCTCGAAATTGGGGTCAATGCCTACTCTTCTTATTATGATTTACTTCTAAAATGTATCTCACCAGCTTGTGGCGGATGGGATATGAGTATCGCATTTGATGTTTTGGGATTGGAAACCCAAAGCAAAATAACGAACGAAGGATTCAATGCCGAAATTAAAATTCCCTTCTCGAGCTTGAATACGATTAAAAATGGTAATTTTTCAACACCAAAAGCGGGAACTAAGTGGCGAGGAAATGCTTTTAGAATTGATTATGGTAATACCACTGAATATCTTGCTTTACAAGCTTATAAAAGTTCTAGATTTGGTTTTCATCAACCACAGGAGTTTGCCGTTTTTGAGTTTGTAGAGTAA
- the hisIE gene encoding bifunctional phosphoribosyl-AMP cyclohydrolase/phosphoribosyl-ATP diphosphatase HisIE: protein MNVDIKSAHGLIPAIIQDAETKNVLMLGYMNEESLQKTIETQKVTFFSRSKQRLWTKGEESGNFLNLVSIKNDCDGDTLLIQANPVGPICHTGADTCWQEENKENYGFISTLESTIKTRRENADSEKSYVASLFEKGINKIAQKVGEEAVEVVIEAKDNNDDLFLSESADLLFHYLILLQAKGYQLNDVVDVLKKRQK from the coding sequence ATGAACGTAGATATTAAAAGTGCACACGGATTAATTCCGGCAATCATTCAGGATGCAGAAACCAAGAATGTACTGATGCTGGGATATATGAACGAAGAATCACTTCAAAAAACAATAGAAACTCAAAAAGTAACCTTTTTCAGCCGATCCAAACAAAGACTTTGGACAAAAGGTGAGGAGAGCGGTAACTTTTTAAATCTGGTAAGCATCAAAAATGACTGTGATGGAGATACACTTTTAATCCAGGCAAACCCTGTAGGACCAATCTGTCACACAGGAGCAGATACCTGCTGGCAGGAAGAAAACAAAGAAAACTACGGTTTTATTTCTACCTTAGAAAGTACTATCAAGACCCGTAGAGAAAATGCCGATTCGGAAAAAAGTTATGTGGCTTCACTATTCGAAAAAGGAATTAACAAAATTGCTCAAAAGGTGGGTGAAGAGGCCGTAGAAGTAGTTATTGAAGCTAAAGACAATAACGACGATTTATTCTTAAGCGAAAGTGCTGATTTGCTTTTTCATTACCTTATCTTATTGCAAGCCAAAGGCTATCAGCTTAATGATGTTGTTGATGTTCTGAAAAAGCGTCAGAAATAA
- the hisF gene encoding imidazole glycerol phosphate synthase subunit HisF, translated as MLAKRIIPCLDIKNGRTVKGVNFVDLRDAGDPVELAELYSAEGADELVFLDISATEERRKTLVNMVRNVAEKINIPFTVGGGISSVEDVEILLNNGADKVSINSSAVKNPQLINELAQKFGSQCVVVAIDAKQINGQWIVHLVGGKVPTELNLFDWSVEVAARGAGEILFTSMDNDGTKNGFANEALAKLSALVNIPIIASGGAGNIQHFVDSFKEGKADAALAASVFHFKEIEIKALKEELRNNGIEVRV; from the coding sequence ATGTTAGCAAAAAGAATCATACCCTGTTTGGATATAAAAAATGGGAGAACCGTAAAAGGGGTTAATTTCGTTGATCTTCGCGATGCAGGGGATCCGGTTGAGTTGGCAGAACTGTATTCAGCAGAAGGCGCCGATGAACTGGTTTTTCTGGATATTTCAGCCACTGAAGAACGCCGTAAAACGCTTGTTAATATGGTTCGAAATGTCGCAGAGAAGATCAATATTCCATTTACTGTCGGAGGAGGAATTTCGAGCGTTGAAGACGTTGAAATTTTACTGAACAATGGCGCAGATAAAGTTTCGATCAATTCCTCGGCAGTCAAGAATCCACAGTTAATTAATGAACTGGCTCAGAAATTTGGAAGTCAGTGCGTTGTTGTCGCTATCGATGCCAAACAAATTAACGGACAATGGATTGTACATTTGGTAGGAGGAAAAGTACCAACCGAACTCAACTTATTCGATTGGTCAGTTGAAGTGGCAGCACGTGGAGCAGGAGAGATATTGTTTACTTCGATGGACAATGACGGCACTAAAAACGGATTTGCGAATGAGGCACTCGCTAAACTTTCAGCACTCGTTAATATTCCGATAATTGCTTCGGGTGGTGCAGGAAATATTCAGCATTTTGTAGATTCATTTAAGGAAGGTAAAGCCGATGCCGCCTTAGCCGCAAGTGTTTTTCACTTTAAAGAGATTGAAATAAAGGCATTGAAAGAAGAACTTAGAAATAATGGGATTGAAGTAAGGGTTTAG
- the hisA gene encoding 1-(5-phosphoribosyl)-5-[(5-phosphoribosylamino)methylideneamino]imidazole-4-carboxamide isomerase: protein MRIIPAIDIIDGKCVRLSKGDYDTKIIYNENPIEVAKSFEAHGIEYLHLVDLDGAKSSKIVNYKILEQIATHTSLQIDFGGGLKSDEDLRIAFESGANQITGGSIAVKNKEIFQKWITQYGSAKIILGADAKDEKIAVSGWLENSDEDLIPFIQEYQNKGIQYVICTDIAKDGMLGGPSFDLYSKILKNCNVKSSEVEIKLIASGGISTFDELPKLAELGCEGTIIGKAIYEGRISLKQLENFIIRK, encoded by the coding sequence ATGAGAATAATACCCGCCATAGATATTATCGACGGAAAATGTGTTCGCTTATCGAAAGGCGATTATGACACTAAAATAATTTACAATGAAAATCCTATCGAAGTTGCCAAATCATTTGAAGCTCATGGAATAGAATACCTGCATTTAGTAGATTTAGACGGTGCCAAGTCAAGCAAAATTGTCAATTACAAAATCTTAGAACAAATTGCGACACATACCAGTTTACAAATTGATTTTGGAGGTGGTTTAAAATCAGATGAGGATTTAAGAATCGCTTTTGAAAGTGGGGCAAACCAAATTACCGGCGGAAGTATTGCTGTAAAAAATAAAGAAATATTCCAAAAATGGATCACTCAATATGGTTCCGCGAAAATTATATTAGGCGCTGACGCCAAGGACGAAAAAATTGCCGTTTCGGGCTGGTTAGAAAATTCAGACGAAGATTTAATTCCGTTCATTCAGGAGTATCAAAACAAAGGAATTCAATACGTTATTTGTACAGATATTGCAAAAGATGGAATGTTAGGAGGCCCAAGCTTTGATTTGTACAGCAAAATTTTAAAAAACTGTAATGTCAAATCGAGCGAAGTAGAGATTAAGCTCATCGCATCAGGCGGAATTTCAACATTCGATGAATTACCTAAATTAGCCGAGCTTGGCTGTGAAGGAACAATTATTGGAAAAGCAATCTACGAAGGACGCATTAGCTTAAAACAATTAGAGAATTTTATAATTAGAAAATGA
- the hisH gene encoding imidazole glycerol phosphate synthase subunit HisH encodes MKIVIINYGAGNIQSIMFAVERLGFKAVLSNDPDEIQKADKIIFPGVGEASSAMTKLKESGLDHLIPNLKQPVLGICLGMQLMCNATEEGNTQGLGIFDVDVIKFTSNVKVPQMGWNQIYDLKSDLFTNIAENEFMYLVHSFYAPNCKYMIATTNYGVEYASALQKDNFYGTQFHPEKSGDVGEKILWNFLKM; translated from the coding sequence ATGAAAATAGTAATCATAAACTACGGCGCAGGAAATATTCAAAGCATCATGTTTGCTGTGGAAAGACTCGGTTTTAAAGCCGTTTTGAGCAACGATCCCGATGAAATTCAAAAGGCCGACAAAATAATTTTTCCTGGAGTAGGAGAGGCAAGTTCGGCAATGACTAAACTGAAAGAAAGCGGTTTGGATCATTTGATTCCGAACTTAAAGCAGCCTGTTTTAGGAATCTGCCTCGGAATGCAATTAATGTGTAATGCAACGGAAGAAGGAAATACTCAAGGTTTAGGAATTTTTGACGTAGATGTTATCAAATTTACGTCTAATGTAAAAGTGCCACAAATGGGGTGGAATCAGATTTATGATCTAAAATCTGATCTGTTTACAAACATTGCCGAAAATGAATTTATGTACCTGGTACACAGTTTCTACGCACCAAATTGCAAATACATGATCGCAACAACAAACTATGGTGTAGAGTACGCATCGGCATTACAAAAAGATAATTTTTATGGAACGCAATTTCACCCTGAAAAGAGTGGTGATGTTGGAGAGAAAATTCTTTGGAATTTCTTAAAAATGTAA
- the hisB gene encoding bifunctional histidinol-phosphatase/imidazoleglycerol-phosphate dehydratase HisB, producing MKKVLFIDRDGTIVLEPENYQLDALEKVEFYPKAFQYLAKIANELDYELVMVTNQDGLGTDSFPEETFWPTQNFILKAFENEGIKFDAIFIDRSFPEDNAPTRKPRTGMLTQYINNPEYDLENSFVLGDRLTDVELAKNLGAKAIFINDNDGIGSNEISSKREELDQTIVLQTMSWKTIYEFLKLEARSASITRKTNETDIFINLNLDGTGKSKIETGIAFFDHMLDQISRHGQMDLEILVKGDLEVDEHHTIEDTAIALGEVFAKALGNKLGIERYGFCLPMDDCLAQVAIDFGGRNWLVWETEFKREMVGKMPTEMFFHFFKSFSDGAKANINIKAEGANEHHKIEAIFKAFAKAIKVAVKRDTEKMILPSTKGML from the coding sequence ATGAAAAAAGTACTTTTTATCGATCGTGACGGAACGATTGTTTTAGAACCAGAAAATTACCAATTAGATGCTTTGGAGAAAGTAGAATTTTATCCAAAAGCTTTTCAATACTTAGCTAAAATTGCCAACGAACTAGATTACGAATTGGTAATGGTTACCAATCAGGACGGTCTGGGAACGGATAGTTTTCCGGAAGAAACGTTTTGGCCAACACAAAATTTCATTTTAAAAGCATTTGAGAATGAAGGAATTAAATTTGACGCCATTTTCATCGACAGATCTTTTCCTGAAGATAATGCCCCAACAAGAAAGCCTAGAACGGGAATGCTTACACAATACATCAATAACCCGGAGTATGATTTAGAAAATTCCTTTGTTTTAGGAGATCGTTTGACGGATGTGGAACTAGCTAAAAATCTGGGAGCGAAGGCTATTTTTATCAATGATAATGACGGAATCGGGAGCAATGAAATTTCATCTAAACGCGAAGAATTAGACCAAACTATAGTTCTTCAGACAATGAGTTGGAAAACGATCTATGAGTTTTTAAAGCTAGAAGCGCGTTCAGCCTCGATTACACGTAAAACAAATGAAACAGACATTTTTATTAATTTGAATCTGGATGGAACGGGAAAAAGTAAAATTGAAACCGGAATTGCATTTTTTGACCACATGTTAGATCAAATTTCCCGCCACGGACAAATGGATTTAGAAATATTGGTAAAGGGTGATTTGGAAGTAGATGAACATCACACCATTGAAGACACCGCAATTGCTTTGGGAGAAGTTTTCGCCAAAGCACTAGGAAATAAACTGGGAATCGAACGTTATGGCTTTTGTTTGCCTATGGACGATTGTCTGGCGCAGGTCGCAATCGACTTTGGCGGAAGAAACTGGTTGGTTTGGGAAACCGAATTCAAGCGCGAAATGGTTGGTAAAATGCCAACGGAAATGTTTTTCCACTTCTTTAAATCATTCTCAGATGGTGCAAAAGCAAACATCAACATCAAAGCGGAAGGAGCCAATGAGCACCACAAAATCGAGGCTATCTTTAAAGCTTTCGCAAAAGCGATAAAAGTGGCAGTGAAAAGAGATACGGAAAAAATGATTTTACCTTCAACAAAGGGAATGTTGTAA
- the hisC gene encoding histidinol-phosphate transaminase has product MKFDINTITRENVKSLKPYSSARDEFEDFDTAAEMIFLDANENPFQTGVNRYPDPQQLSVKAILAKNNKVKTSQILLGNGSDEVLDLLFRAFCEPKTDNIISLPPTYGMYSVLADINAIENREVLLSTDFQPQVDQILDAVDDSTKIIFLCSPNNPTGNSFSDESVVKLLQNFKGLVVIDEAYIDFSKKESWLTEIDEYPNLIITQTLSKAYGLAGIRLGICYASEAVISVLNKIKPPYNVNELTQQRAINRLNDPEKIQNEIASIIEQREELIKVLLEVDFVEKVYPTEANFVLVKVDDANKRYDQLIEKGIVIRNRTSQPLCENCLRLTIGIPEENAVLIKEINSLK; this is encoded by the coding sequence ATGAAATTCGATATAAACACGATAACAAGAGAGAATGTAAAATCTTTGAAGCCTTATTCATCAGCTCGTGACGAGTTTGAAGACTTTGATACTGCTGCCGAAATGATTTTTCTGGATGCGAATGAAAATCCGTTTCAAACTGGAGTAAATCGCTATCCTGATCCGCAACAACTTTCGGTTAAAGCCATTTTAGCAAAGAATAATAAGGTAAAAACAAGCCAGATTTTATTAGGAAACGGAAGTGATGAAGTTCTCGATTTGCTTTTCAGAGCTTTCTGTGAACCTAAAACAGATAATATTATTTCGCTTCCGCCAACATATGGAATGTACAGCGTTCTGGCAGATATTAATGCTATCGAAAACAGAGAAGTTCTACTTTCAACTGATTTTCAGCCACAAGTAGATCAGATCTTAGATGCTGTTGACGATTCTACGAAAATTATCTTTTTATGCTCTCCAAACAATCCCACGGGAAATTCATTTTCAGACGAGAGCGTTGTGAAGCTACTTCAAAACTTTAAGGGTTTAGTTGTAATTGACGAGGCTTATATAGACTTTTCAAAAAAGGAAAGCTGGCTGACGGAGATAGACGAATATCCAAACTTGATCATCACGCAAACCCTTTCAAAAGCCTACGGACTAGCAGGAATCCGATTAGGAATCTGCTATGCTTCCGAAGCTGTGATTTCGGTTCTCAACAAAATAAAACCTCCCTATAATGTAAACGAATTAACCCAGCAGAGAGCTATAAATCGTTTGAATGATCCTGAAAAAATACAGAATGAAATAGCTTCAATTATCGAACAAAGAGAAGAGTTAATTAAAGTTTTACTTGAGGTTGATTTTGTAGAAAAAGTATATCCAACAGAAGCTAATTTTGTTTTGGTAAAAGTAGATGATGCCAATAAAAGATACGATCAGTTAATTGAAAAAGGAATCGTAATCCGAAACAGAACCAGTCAGCCTTTATGTGAAAACTGCCTTCGTTTGACGATTGGCATTCCGGAAGAAAATGCTGTTTTGATAAAGGAAATAAATTCGTTAAAATAG